In Porphyromonas cangingivalis, a genomic segment contains:
- a CDS encoding GumC family protein, with translation MDEKVTTYKRNVEEYFSLKEIFRLCLIRWKWILLSLLITVGAATAYLMITPVEYKRSASILIKESDKPGASLAQDIGGFADMGLFSKSTNVHNELVSLRSPATLLEVIKRLNLDIDYKVDGRFHRSTLYGSELPIMVSIDRFYGALEWSLSLTVRGDGMVEVSDMILDGEPMGEGQIFLGELVDSIPTPMGIVRVGLNSAYSDEMSIQTPMTIHVSRSNLSTTMAECQKRLQVGLINDKTSILELSYTDVSIERAEDFLDTLISVYNENWVKDKNKIAVSTSQFINERLSVIEQELGAVDSDISSFKSKNLIPDVRTASEMYMTQAGEAGTQILALNNQLYMARYIRGHITGGQGRELLPVNSGINSPVIEREISEYNETLLQLNRLLSNSSEKNPLVIDMDRTLTAMRRSILLSIDNEINSLSNQIKTLRAQESKSTSRIASSPTQAQYLLSVERQQKIKEALYLFLLQKREENELSQAFTAYNTRVITPPMGELTPIFPRKRNILLGAFLLGLLVPVAFIYVGAVTDTKVRGRKDLEGMTTPFLGEIPQSGDSKGLRAIKRRRKHERYEIVVQAQNRNAINEAFRVTRANLEFMLGVDGHQKVMMLTSLNGGSGKTFVTMNLAASFAINNKRVVVIDLDMRRGMLSTYVDSPEVGLSALFSGQLEDWRSIIVPSDDLPDLHVLPVGKIPPNPTELLYSSRLSQLLEALRQEYDYIFIDCPPVEIVADAYIIEKLVDKVIFVIRAGLTDREMLSVVDAFYNNKKLNNMSLILNGTSSMHGNHGYGYDYKQYISD, from the coding sequence ATGGATGAGAAGGTAACCACATACAAGCGTAATGTCGAAGAGTACTTCAGCCTGAAGGAGATATTTCGTCTGTGCTTGATCAGATGGAAGTGGATCCTCCTTTCTCTACTGATCACAGTGGGGGCGGCTACCGCATACTTAATGATCACACCGGTGGAATACAAACGCTCGGCATCCATACTGATCAAGGAGAGCGATAAGCCGGGGGCTTCATTGGCTCAGGATATAGGGGGATTTGCGGATATGGGGCTATTCAGCAAGAGCACCAATGTACACAACGAACTCGTCTCTCTGAGATCTCCTGCAACACTCTTGGAGGTGATCAAGAGACTCAATCTTGACATTGACTACAAGGTCGATGGGAGGTTTCATAGGTCTACGTTGTATGGAAGCGAACTACCGATCATGGTCTCCATCGATAGGTTTTATGGGGCGTTGGAATGGTCTCTGTCGCTGACGGTGAGGGGAGATGGTATGGTCGAAGTGTCGGATATGATTTTGGACGGTGAGCCCATGGGTGAAGGACAAATCTTCTTAGGGGAGCTGGTGGACAGTATACCCACTCCGATGGGGATCGTCAGGGTGGGATTGAACTCCGCTTATAGCGACGAGATGAGCATCCAGACTCCAATGACGATCCATGTGTCCCGATCCAATCTGTCGACAACGATGGCCGAGTGTCAAAAGAGGCTTCAGGTGGGGCTGATCAATGACAAGACAAGCATCCTGGAGCTCTCATATACAGATGTCTCCATTGAGAGGGCTGAGGACTTCTTGGATACCCTGATCTCCGTCTACAATGAGAACTGGGTGAAGGACAAGAATAAGATCGCTGTGAGCACTTCGCAGTTCATCAACGAGCGTCTGAGTGTGATAGAGCAAGAGCTGGGGGCTGTCGATAGCGACATCTCTTCGTTCAAGAGCAAGAACCTCATCCCCGATGTGCGTACGGCATCCGAGATGTATATGACACAAGCCGGTGAGGCCGGTACACAGATATTGGCACTGAACAATCAGCTCTACATGGCTCGTTACATCCGTGGTCACATAACAGGAGGGCAGGGGAGAGAACTCTTGCCCGTCAATTCGGGCATCAACAGCCCTGTCATAGAACGAGAGATCTCTGAGTACAACGAGACTTTGCTGCAGCTCAACAGGCTGCTCTCCAACAGCAGTGAGAAGAACCCCCTCGTCATCGACATGGATAGGACACTCACGGCTATGCGTAGGAGTATATTGCTCTCCATAGACAACGAGATCAACAGCCTCAGCAATCAGATAAAGACACTACGTGCGCAGGAAAGTAAAAGTACTTCTCGAATCGCAAGCAGTCCCACACAAGCGCAATACCTCCTTTCGGTCGAACGTCAGCAGAAGATCAAGGAGGCTCTCTATCTGTTCTTGTTGCAGAAGAGGGAGGAGAACGAGCTTTCTCAGGCTTTCACAGCCTACAATACACGGGTCATCACCCCACCTATGGGCGAACTCACGCCGATCTTTCCGAGGAAGAGGAATATCCTCTTGGGTGCGTTCCTTCTGGGACTTTTGGTGCCTGTCGCCTTCATTTATGTAGGCGCGGTTACGGACACCAAGGTCAGAGGGCGCAAGGATCTTGAGGGGATGACGACTCCTTTCCTCGGTGAGATCCCTCAAAGCGGAGACTCGAAAGGTCTTCGTGCCATCAAGAGGAGACGGAAGCATGAGCGATACGAGATCGTCGTCCAAGCTCAGAACCGTAATGCCATCAATGAGGCGTTCAGAGTCACGCGAGCCAACTTGGAGTTTATGCTCGGTGTGGATGGGCATCAGAAGGTGATGATGCTCACCTCCCTCAATGGTGGTAGCGGAAAGACCTTCGTGACGATGAATCTGGCGGCCTCTTTCGCCATCAACAATAAAAGGGTTGTCGTCATCGACCTCGATATGCGCAGGGGGATGCTCAGTACTTATGTCGACTCTCCGGAAGTAGGGCTGTCTGCCCTCTTCAGTGGTCAGCTTGAGGACTGGCGATCCATCATCGTACCTTCGGACGATCTGCCCGATCTTCATGTCTTGCCTGTGGGTAAGATACCGCCCAATCCCACCGAACTCTTATACAGCAGCCGTCTCTCACAGCTCTTGGAGGCACTCAGACAGGAGTACGACTATATCTTCATCGACTGTCCGCCTGTCGAGATCGTCGCAGATGCCTACATCATCGAAAAGCTGGTGGACAAGGTCATCTTCGTGATACGGGCAGGGCTGACCGACAGGGAGATGTTGTCGGTGGTGGATGCCTTTTACAACAATAAAAAACTCAACAATATGTCTCTCATCCTTAATGGCACGTCGTCCATGCATGGCAACCATGGGTATGGGTACGACTACAAACAGTATATATCCGATTAA
- a CDS encoding MraY family glycosyltransferase, giving the protein MTTILLLFGFCLSFALGLLVIPKILVIAHNKGLYDMPCERKIHHIPIPRLGGFSFFPVVLVSMTLALGFAFYLDISDADDLRLTTEALTEALFLSAGFMLLYLLGIVDDIEGVGYRKKFAVQFIAAGIIPLSGNRISSFAGLFEIYELPFWMSIVFTILLAVFIINAINLIDGVDGLASGLTLLSLVVMGTIFVIGEVYVYALLSICMLGILLPFWWYNFFGEAEKKKKIFMGDTGSLTLGYLLSLLFIHISVIYAEGNIKVEMSHIVMAFSSLVVPVFDELRVILFRLKNRQNPFHADKNHFHHRLIDAGVKPQFVMPVILLFSIGFIVGNYFLLDLAGVTGIFVTNLTVWALIHVYINYLINSNKKSTIESKEIYE; this is encoded by the coding sequence ATGACTACTATTCTTCTACTATTCGGATTTTGTTTATCCTTCGCACTGGGCTTGCTTGTCATCCCTAAAATCCTTGTGATCGCTCACAACAAAGGGCTTTATGATATGCCCTGCGAACGGAAGATACATCATATACCTATACCCCGCTTGGGTGGATTTTCATTCTTTCCCGTCGTGCTTGTCTCCATGACTCTTGCACTGGGGTTTGCCTTTTACCTCGACATCAGTGATGCCGATGACTTACGACTCACGACCGAAGCACTCACCGAAGCACTTTTCTTGAGTGCCGGATTTATGTTGCTCTACCTCCTTGGGATCGTCGACGATATCGAAGGGGTTGGCTACCGCAAGAAGTTTGCCGTGCAGTTTATCGCTGCTGGTATCATCCCACTTTCGGGCAATAGGATCAGCTCCTTTGCCGGATTGTTTGAGATTTATGAGCTACCATTCTGGATGAGTATCGTCTTCACCATCCTGCTTGCTGTGTTCATCATCAATGCCATCAACCTCATCGATGGTGTCGATGGCCTTGCTTCGGGGCTTACCCTCTTGAGCCTTGTCGTCATGGGGACCATCTTCGTCATCGGCGAAGTCTATGTCTATGCTTTGCTATCGATCTGTATGCTCGGTATCTTGCTTCCTTTTTGGTGGTACAACTTTTTCGGCGAAGCGGAGAAGAAAAAGAAGATCTTCATGGGCGATACCGGCAGTCTGACACTCGGCTATCTGCTCAGCCTTCTATTCATCCACATCAGCGTGATCTATGCCGAGGGCAACATCAAGGTCGAGATGTCTCATATCGTCATGGCGTTCTCGTCACTTGTCGTCCCTGTCTTTGACGAACTGAGGGTGATCCTCTTCAGGTTGAAAAACAGGCAGAACCCCTTCCATGCGGACAAAAATCACTTCCACCACAGACTCATCGATGCCGGTGTCAAGCCACAGTTCGTGATGCCCGTGATCCTCCTCTTTTCGATAGGGTTCATCGTCGGCAATTACTTCTTGCTTGACCTTGCCGGGGTTACGGGGATCTTCGTGACCAACCTCACCGTATGGGCTCTCATCCATGTCTATATCAACTATCTGATCAACTCAAATAAAAAAAGCACCATAGAGTCGAAAGAAATTTATGAATAA
- a CDS encoding polysaccharide biosynthesis/export family protein translates to MKHFIPFIMVLMLCGCSASKSINYLQDIERDSEIIALDLKEIKIKRGDKLSIIIKSKDARLADLFNLPIVAHRVGSDESSSLNSNQEVSLYTVDNAGEIDFPFVGKIHIEDKTRLEVAELVKAELVRRNLINDPTVTVEYANLHISVLGEVNKPGRYVIEQDRVSLLDALGLAGDLTIYGRRDNILLVHYEGGRYIFHRIDLTSSRSLFRTQTFYLQQGDVVYVEPNAVRARQSTVNGNSILSTSFWISLASLIASLAVIFTK, encoded by the coding sequence ATGAAGCATTTTATTCCATTTATAATGGTTTTGATGCTTTGCGGATGTTCCGCATCCAAGAGCATAAACTACCTTCAGGACATCGAAAGGGATTCTGAGATTATCGCTCTCGATCTGAAGGAGATAAAGATCAAGAGGGGGGATAAACTTTCCATCATCATAAAGAGTAAGGATGCCCGACTCGCAGATCTCTTCAATCTCCCCATAGTGGCACACAGGGTCGGAAGTGATGAGTCCTCTTCGCTCAACAGCAATCAAGAGGTGTCGCTCTATACCGTGGACAATGCAGGAGAGATAGACTTCCCATTCGTCGGTAAGATACATATAGAGGATAAGACCCGTCTCGAGGTCGCGGAGTTGGTCAAGGCCGAGCTGGTGAGGCGCAACCTGATCAACGATCCTACGGTCACGGTCGAGTATGCCAATCTCCATATCTCTGTGCTGGGTGAGGTCAACAAGCCCGGACGCTATGTCATCGAGCAGGACAGAGTGTCCCTGTTGGATGCTTTGGGGTTGGCCGGAGACCTCACCATATATGGTAGGCGGGACAATATCCTCTTGGTGCATTACGAGGGTGGGAGATACATCTTTCATCGTATAGATCTGACATCGAGCCGGTCGCTTTTCAGGACACAGACCTTCTACCTTCAGCAGGGGGATGTCGTCTATGTAGAGCCCAATGCCGTGCGGGCACGCCAGTCGACTGTCAACGGAAATAGTATACTGTCTACATCATTCTGGATCTCCCTTGCATCACTAATAGCTTCTTTGGCCGTTATTTTCACCAAGTAA
- the wecC gene encoding UDP-N-acetyl-D-mannosamine dehydrogenase, which yields MNKVCFMGLGYIGLPTAIVTAKSGLSVLGVDIDPSIVTKTNAGQLHFIEDGMEGLLREVLASGAFRASQDIEESDAYLIVVPTPFKGNHEPDVSYVQAATRSIIPFLKEGDLFIIESTSPIGTTEKIAELIYHKRPELSGKLHIAYCPERILPGNVLYELEHNDRVIGGITPEATERAKAFYAHFVKGALHGTNARTAELCKLTENASRDVQIAFANELSLICDKSGVNVWELIELANKHPRVNILQPGSGVGGHCIAVDPYFIYSAFPLESKLISSAREINNYKAFWCVEKVLSAVRDFKDKHGRGPVLAMMGLAFKPDIDDLRESPAGYIANHVLQDVHDAEVLVSEPNISEHDDIPLTDYRRAYEEADIVAFLTAHTPFKSLGYRSDKVILDFCGIFRR from the coding sequence ATGAATAAGGTATGCTTCATGGGGCTCGGCTATATCGGCCTCCCCACCGCCATTGTGACTGCCAAAAGTGGGCTCAGTGTCTTAGGTGTGGACATCGATCCCTCCATCGTCACAAAGACAAACGCAGGACAACTGCACTTCATCGAAGATGGTATGGAAGGACTTCTGAGAGAGGTCTTGGCTTCGGGAGCCTTCCGTGCCTCTCAGGACATAGAGGAGAGCGATGCTTATCTCATCGTCGTGCCTACACCTTTCAAGGGCAATCACGAGCCTGACGTCTCTTATGTCCAGGCGGCGACGAGATCGATCATCCCATTTCTCAAAGAAGGTGACCTCTTCATCATCGAGTCTACCTCCCCCATCGGTACGACCGAGAAGATCGCAGAGCTTATCTACCACAAGAGACCTGAGCTCTCCGGCAAGCTCCACATCGCTTACTGTCCTGAGCGCATCCTGCCCGGCAATGTCCTCTACGAGCTGGAGCATAACGACCGTGTCATCGGAGGGATCACTCCGGAGGCGACAGAGAGAGCCAAGGCCTTCTATGCCCACTTCGTCAAAGGGGCTCTGCATGGTACCAATGCCCGTACTGCCGAACTTTGTAAGCTGACCGAAAATGCCAGCCGTGATGTGCAGATCGCCTTTGCCAATGAGCTCTCCCTCATCTGCGACAAGTCGGGGGTCAATGTCTGGGAGCTCATAGAGCTGGCCAACAAGCACCCACGTGTCAATATCCTTCAGCCCGGTAGCGGTGTCGGGGGGCACTGTATTGCGGTCGATCCCTACTTCATCTACTCCGCCTTCCCTCTTGAGAGCAAGCTCATATCGTCTGCTCGTGAGATCAACAACTACAAGGCGTTTTGGTGTGTGGAGAAGGTGCTGAGTGCTGTCCGGGACTTCAAGGACAAGCACGGTCGTGGCCCTGTGCTGGCGATGATGGGGCTTGCCTTCAAGCCGGATATAGACGATCTCAGAGAGTCTCCGGCAGGGTACATTGCGAACCATGTCTTGCAGGACGTGCATGATGCCGAGGTGCTTGTCTCCGAGCCCAACATCTCCGAGCACGACGACATCCCTCTCACGGACTATCGCAGAGCCTACGAGGAGGCGGATATCGTGGCCTTCCTGACAGCTCATACACCGTTCAAGTCGCTCGGATACCGCTCGGATAAGGTCATCCTCGACTTCTGTGGGATATTCAGGAGGTGA
- a CDS encoding tyrosine-protein phosphatase: protein MWFFSKKESIADSCLLEGFTDRHSHLLPGVDDGVRTLQESIEILDLLECHGVSSVWCTPHIMGEIPNTTDYLKKKFSEFRCAYRGRISLGLSAEYMLDNLFEGRFKAGDLLPLDTDALLIETSYIAPPYAMGDRLRAIRRGGYDAILAHPERYRYMDMADYYRLKDDNILLQLNLGALTGVYGALSQKKSEVLLKKGLYDLCGMDIHSKRFLLHLLGSRLSSSVIDRLRILLRKNHLK from the coding sequence ATGTGGTTCTTCTCCAAAAAAGAAAGCATTGCAGACAGTTGTCTGCTTGAGGGATTTACGGACCGGCATAGTCATCTGCTTCCGGGTGTGGATGACGGTGTCCGGACGCTCCAAGAGAGTATAGAGATACTCGATCTCCTGGAGTGTCACGGGGTATCTTCTGTGTGGTGTACCCCACATATAATGGGAGAGATCCCGAATACAACAGATTATCTAAAAAAGAAATTTTCAGAGTTTCGATGCGCTTATCGAGGCAGGATATCTCTGGGACTGTCGGCTGAGTATATGCTTGACAACCTCTTTGAAGGACGCTTCAAGGCCGGAGATCTCTTACCCTTGGATACAGATGCGCTACTGATAGAAACCTCGTACATCGCTCCCCCATACGCCATGGGTGATCGTCTAAGGGCGATCCGGCGAGGGGGGTATGATGCAATATTGGCACATCCTGAGCGTTATCGATATATGGATATGGCAGACTATTATAGACTCAAAGACGATAATATCTTGCTCCAGCTCAATCTCGGTGCTCTCACCGGAGTGTATGGAGCCTTGTCACAGAAGAAGTCAGAGGTGCTCCTCAAGAAGGGGCTGTATGACTTGTGTGGCATGGACATTCACTCCAAGAGATTTCTGCTCCATCTCTTGGGCAGTCGACTGAGCTCTTCCGTTATCGATAGACTTCGGATCTTGCTGCGAAAAAATCACCTGAAGTAA
- a CDS encoding oligosaccharide flippase family protein: MKGLKPIGDARLFHNILNQFILTGFSYIVPILLIPFLINRIGLEKYGLVNFVLAVSFYFQVFIEFGFDLSNVGLIVPVRDDRNAVSRIVSGILQTKFLLLIVSGLVLGGIVAIVPQFRAHYVLYILAYLRIAGVGLGLTWLFRSMEDMKYITRISLPIKTITTLPIFFLVKGEEDYVWVLVIFMLECVISGGVSIVYAFRRYGLSWVCPSLRDSEAMLRHSWPFFTTTLLTKIYQTTNPVILGLVSGDYYVGVYTAAEKLHNAYASFISPLLAHVLYPYFTRVKSWIKINRIVVVVLLVNLVSLVCMYLLAPYLIPYIIKSGGDEILSYFNIFLLLLVISIPNDLLGFPYLGVMGHVGKVNRTTIWASVAYLLLVGGLILTDRVSIVSLIIVLILVSAISLSGRGWYIRKYQSTVSH, translated from the coding sequence ATGAAAGGTCTCAAGCCCATAGGAGATGCACGATTGTTTCACAACATACTGAACCAGTTTATCTTGACGGGGTTCAGCTATATCGTGCCCATCTTGTTGATCCCGTTTCTGATCAATAGGATAGGGCTGGAGAAGTATGGGTTGGTCAACTTCGTCTTGGCTGTGTCGTTTTACTTCCAAGTGTTCATAGAGTTTGGGTTCGACCTGTCGAATGTCGGACTCATCGTGCCTGTACGGGACGACCGCAATGCCGTGAGCCGGATCGTGTCGGGGATATTGCAGACGAAGTTTTTGTTGCTCATCGTCTCGGGGCTTGTGCTTGGGGGGATCGTTGCCATTGTCCCTCAGTTCAGAGCACATTATGTCCTCTATATCCTCGCATATCTGCGTATAGCTGGGGTAGGGCTCGGGCTGACATGGCTCTTCCGCTCGATGGAGGACATGAAGTACATCACACGGATCAGCCTTCCGATCAAGACCATCACCACCCTTCCCATCTTCTTCCTCGTCAAGGGCGAAGAGGACTATGTCTGGGTACTTGTGATCTTCATGCTGGAGTGCGTGATCTCGGGGGGCGTGTCGATCGTCTATGCCTTCAGGAGGTATGGGCTGTCGTGGGTGTGTCCGAGCCTGAGGGACTCAGAGGCCATGTTGCGGCACAGCTGGCCTTTCTTCACCACGACACTCCTTACGAAGATCTATCAGACGACCAATCCCGTCATCTTGGGATTGGTCAGCGGAGACTACTACGTAGGGGTGTACACGGCGGCGGAGAAACTGCACAACGCTTACGCTTCGTTCATCTCCCCACTGCTGGCTCATGTCCTCTATCCGTACTTCACTCGTGTGAAATCTTGGATCAAGATCAATCGTATCGTGGTGGTGGTGCTCCTCGTCAATCTTGTCTCCCTGGTCTGTATGTATCTGCTTGCTCCGTACCTCATCCCTTACATCATCAAGTCGGGAGGGGATGAGATACTGAGCTACTTCAACATCTTCCTCTTGCTCCTCGTCATCAGTATCCCCAACGACCTCTTGGGCTTCCCCTATCTCGGGGTCATGGGCCACGTGGGCAAGGTCAATAGGACGACGATATGGGCTTCGGTCGCCTACCTGCTACTCGTCGGAGGACTGATCCTGACAGATCGGGTCTCTATCGTCAGTCTGATCATCGTCTTGATCCTTGTGAGTGCCATATCCCTATCCGGTCGAGGATGGTATATACGTAAGTATCAGAGTACTGTTTCGCATTGA
- a CDS encoding glycosyltransferase family 4 protein, with the protein MQDNMDKKILTVGCAYKPVKGGIGQVLEIYEQYIFEEFEIVVNSGKKGLHNWLVLLSAIFDFVHRLLSNKEIEIVHIHTASYNSFYRSAIFLLLGRMSGKKVILHIHGGGFKEFYHSNPSLICRILRRAHCIVVLSRSWQDFFSGVVKRKLIEVVPNPVVLPSEEELQRREQSPLLRLLFLGLLDSQKGIYDLLDVLEREKSCFRGRVVLNVGGNGDTSVFERRVMEKGLSDLVTFHGWVSGEKKKQLLLDSDVFVLPSYVEGLPMAILEAMGHGLAILSTPVGGIPEVVDESSGFLIRPGDKDALAERLKTLCDNPDILNALKKGSRRAGVAYSTDAVREVLNGVYQKVLMED; encoded by the coding sequence ATGCAGGATAATATGGACAAAAAGATACTCACCGTCGGATGTGCATACAAGCCCGTCAAGGGGGGGATAGGACAGGTCTTGGAGATATACGAGCAGTATATCTTCGAGGAGTTTGAGATCGTTGTCAACTCGGGTAAGAAAGGTCTTCACAACTGGCTTGTGCTGTTGTCTGCTATATTTGATTTTGTGCATAGACTCCTCTCAAATAAAGAGATAGAGATCGTGCACATCCACACAGCTTCGTACAACAGCTTCTACCGCTCTGCGATATTTCTGCTCCTTGGGCGGATGTCGGGTAAGAAGGTCATCCTGCACATTCATGGCGGAGGCTTCAAAGAGTTTTATCACTCCAACCCCTCTCTCATCTGTCGGATCCTCCGCCGTGCTCACTGTATCGTCGTGCTGTCTCGCTCTTGGCAGGACTTCTTCAGTGGGGTGGTAAAGCGGAAGCTGATCGAGGTCGTGCCCAATCCCGTCGTCTTACCGAGCGAGGAAGAGTTGCAGAGGAGAGAGCAAAGCCCCCTCCTTCGGTTGCTGTTCTTGGGACTCCTGGACAGCCAAAAGGGTATCTACGACCTGCTGGATGTGCTGGAGCGGGAAAAATCATGCTTCAGGGGAAGAGTCGTCCTGAACGTGGGTGGCAATGGTGATACCTCGGTGTTCGAACGCCGGGTCATGGAAAAAGGTCTCTCCGATCTCGTCACCTTCCATGGATGGGTCTCCGGAGAGAAGAAAAAACAACTCTTGCTCGACTCGGATGTCTTTGTACTGCCCTCCTATGTCGAGGGTCTACCGATGGCGATTCTCGAAGCCATGGGACACGGGCTGGCCATACTGTCCACCCCTGTCGGTGGTATCCCCGAGGTGGTGGATGAGAGCAGTGGATTCTTGATCCGTCCCGGAGATAAAGATGCTTTGGCAGAACGACTTAAGACCCTCTGTGACAACCCCGATATCCTAAATGCCTTGAAGAAGGGTTCTCGACGAGCCGGTGTGGCTTACTCGACCGATGCGGTCAGAGAGGTGCTCAATGGTGTGTATCAAAAAGTTTTGATGGAGGATTAG
- a CDS encoding O-antigen ligase family protein, giving the protein MAWFLLYCGLHYIEGYPPMGGLPVAQLWKLPLLAYLLLLTIRSRKRKFAFEKSIYGFSIISTLNVESLSNPLYSLAHAMKQLPLVLFFRFWIHKFDGRVARLERIMYSLAQFVLLSSLVVLIGLVSPIGGFISADSFGIDSAIYYSGILGSPHAASSYFVAAILILLDGFVRKRFGRRLERWFNFGLILVGLVSVFQAYVRTGWLMLLLGVVVMLLPKRVTLHRVIKFGALSLVLIGGLVYFYETNEQFKARILGRNVYTEASSESIDVAGSGRTSFWLNGIEGWSEGSMYELFFGQGYTKVVERNLEKTGLRVFSHNQFVDSLAEHGVFGLFFLVGFFVCLYVFIRRHRHSEYYRLNMALFFSAVIFAFFQNEMYFDYMVMFSLSLALLVLSDSQPLKNNQYAG; this is encoded by the coding sequence ATGGCTTGGTTTTTGCTCTACTGCGGGCTACACTACATCGAGGGCTATCCACCGATGGGCGGTCTGCCTGTGGCTCAGCTGTGGAAGTTGCCTTTGCTGGCATACCTCCTTCTGCTGACGATCCGCAGCCGAAAGCGGAAGTTCGCCTTCGAGAAGAGCATCTACGGCTTCTCCATCATCAGTACGCTCAATGTGGAATCGCTCTCCAATCCCCTCTACTCTCTCGCTCATGCGATGAAGCAACTGCCTCTCGTACTTTTCTTTCGTTTTTGGATACATAAGTTCGACGGGCGAGTTGCCCGACTGGAGCGGATCATGTATAGTCTGGCTCAGTTTGTCTTACTCTCGTCGCTGGTGGTGCTTATAGGGCTGGTATCTCCCATCGGGGGCTTCATCTCCGCAGACTCCTTCGGAATCGATAGTGCCATTTATTACTCAGGTATCTTGGGGTCTCCGCACGCAGCTTCGTCTTACTTCGTGGCTGCCATCCTGATACTGCTGGACGGATTTGTCCGAAAGAGGTTTGGGAGGAGGCTCGAGAGGTGGTTCAACTTCGGGCTTATCTTGGTCGGTCTCGTGTCTGTCTTTCAGGCCTATGTGCGTACGGGGTGGCTGATGCTTCTTTTGGGTGTGGTCGTGATGCTCCTCCCGAAGCGAGTGACCTTGCACCGTGTGATCAAGTTCGGGGCACTGTCTCTCGTCCTCATCGGAGGGTTGGTGTACTTCTACGAGACCAATGAGCAGTTCAAGGCTCGCATCCTTGGTCGCAATGTTTATACCGAGGCATCGTCCGAAAGCATCGACGTGGCAGGGTCGGGGCGCACATCTTTTTGGCTGAATGGTATCGAAGGATGGAGCGAAGGGAGTATGTACGAACTCTTTTTCGGGCAAGGATACACAAAGGTTGTGGAGCGAAATCTCGAAAAGACAGGGCTGAGGGTCTTTTCTCACAACCAGTTTGTCGACTCCTTGGCCGAGCATGGGGTCTTCGGGTTGTTTTTCTTGGTAGGCTTCTTCGTGTGTCTCTATGTGTTCATCCGCAGGCATCGGCATTCGGAGTATTACCGACTGAATATGGCTCTCTTCTTCAGTGCGGTGATCTTTGCTTTCTTTCAGAATGAAATGTATTTCGACTACATGGTCATGTTCTCCCTGAGTCTGGCCTTGCTGGTGCTGTCGGATTCCCAACCCCTAAAAAACAATCAATATGCAGGATAA